A region of the Methylobacterium nodulans ORS 2060 genome:
CCGTGCATCGAAGGCTTCCGGTCGAGAGAAGGCGGTATTCTTCACGGGGCGGGCGGCCCTTGTAAATGGCCGCGGTGCCGTCAGGCAACGTCGAGGCCGCCGGTCTTCAGGAACTCCTCCAGCCAGTGGATGTCGTAGAGCCCGTTCTGGATGTCGGCGTTGCGCACGAGGGTGCGGAAGAGCGGCAGCGTCGTGTCGATGCCGTCGACCACGAACTCGTCGAGGGCCCGGCGCAGGCGCATCAGGCACTCGGTCCGGGTGCGGCCGTGCACGATGAGCTTGCCGACCAGCGAGTCGTAGTGCGGCGGGATCCGGTAGCCCTGGAAGGCTGCGGAATCGACCCGGACGCCCAGGCCCCCCGGCGGGTGGAAATAGGTGATGGTGCCGGGCGAGGGCCGGAAGGTCGCCGGGTGCTCGGCATTGATGCGGCATTCGACGGCGTGGCCCTCGACCCGCACATCCTCCTGGCGCAGCGACAGCGGCGCCCCGGCCGCGACCCGGATCTGCTCGTTCACGAGGTCGATCCCGGTGATCATCTCGGTCACCGGATGCTCGACCTGGATCCGGGTGTTCATCTCGATGAAGTAGAACTCGCCGTCCTCGTACAGGAACTCGATCGTGCCGGCGCCCGTATAGCCAAGCTCCTGCATGGCCCTGGCGCAGATGCCGCCGATGCGCTCGCGCATCTCCGCGTTGAGAGCCGGGGAGGGGCCCTCCTCCCAGACCTTCTGGTGGCGGCGCTGGAGCGAGCAGTCGCGCTCCGCGAGGTGGATCGCGCCGCCGCGCCCGTCGCCCAGCACCTGCACCTCGATGTGGCGCGGTTTTTCCAGGTACTTCTCGATATAGACCGCGTCGTCCCCGAAGGCGGCCTTCGCCTCGGTGCGGGCGGTGGCGAGCGCGGTTTCCAGATCCTCCTCGCTGCGGGCAACCTTCATGCCGCGCCCGCCGCCGCCGGAGGCGGCCTTGATGAGGACCGGGTAGCCGATATCGGCGGCGATGCGCCTGGCCTCGTCGGGATCGGCGACGCCGCCCTCCGAGCCCGGCACGCAGGGAATGCCGAGCCGCGTGGCCGTGCGCTTGGCCTCGATCTTGTCGCCCATCAGGCGGATGTGCTCCGCCTTCGGCCCGATGAAGGCGATGCGGTGGTGACCCAGCACCTCGGCGAAGCGCGCGTTTTCGGACAGGAAGCCGTAGCCCGGATGCACCGCATCCGCCCCGGTGATCTCGCAGGCGGCGATGATCGAGGGAATGTTGAGGTAGCTGTCGCGGGCGGGCGGCGGACCGATGCAGACGCTCTCGTCGGCGAGCCGCACATGCATGGCATCGGCATCGGCGGTGGAATGGACCGCCACGGTGGCGATGCCGAGTTCCTTGGCCGCCCGCAGGATGCGCAGCGCGATCTCGCCCCGGTTCGCGATCAGGATCTTGTCAAACATCGCGGCTTCGTCACTCGATCACCAGGAGGGGCTCGCCGAACTCCACCGGCTGGCCGTCCTCGATGAAGATCGCCGTGACCGTGCCGGCCCGGGGCGCGACGATGTCGTTGAAGGTCTTCATCGCCTCGACGAGGAGGAGGCGCGCGCCGCTCTCGACCCGCGAGCCCACCTCCACGAAGGGCTTGGCCTCCGGCGAGGGGCGCCGGTAGGCGGTGCCGACCATCGGCGAGAGCACGGCGCCCGGATGGCTCGCCAGCGCCTTGGCATCCGGCTCCGCCGCGGCGGAGGACGGGACGGAAGCGGCCGGAAGCGGAGGCGGCGCTGCGGCCGCCGGGGCCGTCACCGGCACCTGGATCGTCGCCGCCGTGAGGTTGCGGGCGACGCGGATGCGCAGATCGCCCTTCTCGACCTCAATCTCGGTCAGGTCGGTCTCGGCGATCAGGGTCGCGAGCTGGCGCACCAGATCGGGATCGAACGGATCTTGCTTGGACATGCGGTGGCAATCGATGTGTTGGCGATGAGGCCCGCGGGGGCAGGGGCCGCACCCGCCCGGCGCCGGCCGGGCCGACACCGGGCGAGCCGGCGCGAGCGCGCTCTTAACCGATCGCCCCGGGCCGGGATAGCCCGAACGGGCGCCTCAGCAGGTCGCGTGGCCGCACTGGCGCACGCCCGCGATGGTCTTGCGGATCGGCTCGGCGCCGACCGCCCCCGGGATGATCTCCTCGCCGATGATGAAGGCCGGCGTCCCCGAGAGGCCGAGCTTGTCGCCGAGCCCCACATTCTCCTGCAGAGCGGTCTGTACGTCGGGAGACTGCATGTCCTTCTGCAGGCGGGCGATGTCGAGGCCCATCTCACGCGCCACCGCGATCGCCCGCTCGCCGTTCACGCGGCCGCGGGTCTCGAGCAGCCTGGTGTGGTACTCGAACAGCTTGTCGCCCTTGAGCTGCTGCTTCGCCGCGAGCGCGACCTTGCTCGCCTCGACCGAATCCGGGCCGAGGACGGGGAAGTCCTTGAGCACGACCTTGAGCTTCGGATCGGACTTCATCAGGGCCTGGATGTCGCCGAGTGCCCGCTTGCAGTAGCCGCAATTGTAATCGAAGAACTCCACCAGGGTGACGTCGCCGTTCGGGTTGCCGGCCGTGTAGCTCGTCGCCGCATTGTGCAGGATGTCGCGGGTCTCCTTGAGCGCGCTCGCCTGGGCCTGCCGCTGGGCCTCCTGCTGGCGCTTCTCCAGCTCGGCCATCGCCTCCTGCAGCACCTCGGGGTTCTTCAGGAGGTAGTCGCGGATCACGCCCTCGATGGCTTGGCGCTGAGCATCCGTCATCGGCGCCTCGGCGCGGGTCGGCGCGGCGGCGAGCGCGAGGGCGCCCGTGAGGGCGAGGGCGGGCAGAAGGCGGGGGAGGGGGGGCATCGTCGTCCTCGTGGGGTCGTCCGGCAGGCGGCTCTCGTCGCGCGAGCGCTCTCTTGCCTGTGGGGTTAGGCGGTTTCGCGGCGTGCGGCAAATCACGGTCGCGTCGCCTAAAGGCTCGTCAAGGGAGGGCGGCCAAGCGCCCGCGGCCCCCTAGAGCGCTCCCCGCCGAAGTGGATGCCGGTTCGGCGTAAAGGAGCGCGAAAAATCAAAGACTGAAGAGCCGTGCCCGTTTCGGTTGAAACGGGCACGGCTCTAGAGCGCCCGCGGCGTTGCGGGATGCGGGCGATCCGCCCTATCTGCCGGGCTCCCGTCTCCGCCACGGATCCTCTCTGATGCGGCCTGCCCCGACCGACCCGCTCGTCTCCCGCCGCGCCGCGCGGGTGGCCCCCTTCCTCGCCATGGACGTGCTCTCCGCGGCGGCCGCCCGGGAGCGACGCGGGGATAGCGTTGTTCACATGGAGGTGGGCCAACCGGCGGCGCCCGCGCCGCGCGCCGCCATCGCGGCCGCGCAGGGCGCGCTCGCGGCCGGGCGCATCCCCTACACGGAGGCGCTCGGCATCACCCCCTTGCGCGAGCGCATCGCCCGCCACTACGCCGAGACCTACGGGATCGCGGTGTCGCCGGAGCGGATCGTCGTGACCACGGGCTCCTCGGCGGGCTTCGTCCTCGCCTTCCTGGCGCTGTTCGACGCCGGCGGCCGGGTCGCCATCGCGGAGCCGGGCTACCCGGCCTATCGCAGCATCCTGCAGGCCCTCGACCTCGAGCCCGTGCCGCTGCGCCTGCGGGCGGAGGACGGCTTCGTGCCCACGGCCGCGGCGGTCCGGGCGGCGCATGCGGAGCGCCCGCTCTCGGGGCTGCTGGTGATGAGCCCGGCCAACCCCTCCGGCACCATGATCGACCCGGTCGGCCTCGCCGAGCTCGGCCGCACCTGCCGGGCGCTCCGGCTCTCCTTCGTCTCCGACGAGATCTATCACGGCCTCACCTACGGGGTGCCGGCCGCGACCGCGCTTCAGAGCGACCCGGACGCGGTGATCATCAACTCCTTCTCGAAATACTACTGCATGACCGGCTGGCGGATCGGCTGGATGGTGGTGCCGGAGGAGCTGGTGCGCCCGATCGAGCGGCTGGCGCAGAACCTCTACATTTCGGCGCCCTACCTGTCGCAGGTGGCGGCGCTTGCCGCCTTCGACGCCACGCAGGAGCTGGAGGCGGTCAAGGCCGACTACGCCCGGGCGCGGGCCGTCCTCCTCAACGAGCTGCCGGGGCTCGGCCTCGGCGACGTGCATCCGGCCGACGGCGCCTTCTACCTCTACGCGGACGTGGCGCGGCTCACCAACGACGCGAGCGGCTTCTGCCGTCGCATGCTCGACGAGGCCGGCGTCGCGGCGACCCCAGGGCTCGATTTCGATCCCACTGAGGGCAACCACCACCTGCGCTTCTCCTTCGCGGGCGGCGAGCGGGAGGCGCATGAGGCGGTGCGGCGGCTGCGGATCTGGCTCGGCTGAGGCGCTCGCCTCGCCAAACCCTCGCCAAGCCGCGACAGGCCGGCGATCCGTCGCGGAGCCGGCCGCCGGCCCAGATCAGCCCTTCACGATCGCCTGGGCATGGTCCGCCAGCGCCCGCACGGCCTTCTCGAAGGACTGGAAGGCGGGCGTGGCGCGATCCCAGTCGTGGCTGCTCACGCCCTGCACCACCGCGGCCGCGCTCCGGCGCGCCTCCTCGAAGGCGGACAAGGCCGCGTCGAGGGGTGCCCCCGCATAGGCCGGATCGGCCTTCAGGGCCGCGCAGAGGGCCGGCAGGTCGACGGCGGCGTCGAACACCGCCTCCTCGGGCTTGGCCGGCCGCATGCCGATCAGCACCATCGCCATCCGGCGCTTCCAGGCGGCGAGGTCCGCCGGCAGGCGCACGAAGCCATAGGCCGGGATGTCGCGGCGGCCGGCCAGGTCCAGGGTCTCGCGGGCCAGCGTCTCGGCCTTGGCGAGCTGCCCCATCAGGCCGTCGATCTCCTGGCGGGTCTTCTCGGTCTTGGCCGCGACCTGCTGCACGCCGGCCGAGATCTCCTGGGTGGCGGATTGCTGCTGGCCCAGCACCTCGGCGAGCGCCCGGATGCCCTCGGCCGAGCCGGCGACGGCCTGCCCTTCCTCCACGATCCGGGAGCCGACCCGGCTTACCGCGGCGGTGCCGGTCGCGACCGCCTGCCGGCTCTCCGAGACCGCGTTCTGGATCGCCGCCAGTTCCTGCAGGAGGGCCGCGAGGCGGGTCCGGATCTGGTCGGTCGCCCGCGCCGTCTGGCCCGAGAGCTGCTTGACCTCGGCGGCGACGACCGCAAAGCCGCGGCCGGCCTCGCCCGCGCGCGCCGCCTCGATGGTGGCGTTCAGCGCCAGCAGGTTGGTCTGGCTGGAGATCGCCTCGATCGCACCGGCGATCTCCTGGATCTGCAGGGCGGCGCTCTCGAAGCCCCGCAGGCGCTGCTCCATCTGGACAGCGCCGGCCTCGATCACCTCCATGGTCCGGGTCGCCTCCTGCATGTCGGAGGCGCATCCGGCAATTCCCGTGCGGGCCCGCTCGGCGAGGTCCGCGCTGCTCTGGGACCGGCTCCACAGCTCGCGCGTGGACGCCGCCACCTCCTCCACCGCCGCCGCCATGGTGCGGGTCTGGGCGGCAACCTCGGAGGCGTCATGCGTCATCCACGCCAGGATGGTGCCGGCCTCCGACGCTTCGGCCGCGATGCGGGCGCCGAGGCCGAGATCGGCCGCCGCCGCGCGGCGGCTGCGGTCCACGAGCCGGCCGAGGGCCGCGCCGACCCGGCCGTCGGCCCCGCCGACCGAGCCCGACAACGCCACCCGATCGAGCAGGCCGGCGATCCTCTCCTCGGCCGCCTCCGCGGGTTCGGTAGCCACGGCGGGTTGCGGACGCGCGGGTCGGAGGGCTCGGAACATCTCGGACAGCTCACATTGGGTCGCTGTCTTTTTTCATCGAAACGCTTGCGATTCCGTTAATATACCGCCACCGCCCACCGCTGATCTTTATACTTTGCTTCACTGCAAGCTCTATCCGGAATCCACCCTCCTGTAAAATGGATAAATCAGACCGCAAGAGCAGAGACGACCCAAAGCTTTCTTACAATGACACCCGTGGCAGAGGGCAACACAGGGGACGCGCTGCGGTAATACCGAGTCGGGCGTCATCTGCGGCCCGCACAGGATGAGCCTCGGAGTCGCGCAGCACGGTTCGCGCGACCTTCGGGGAAGACCTTTCCAACACGAACGGGGCCCAGTCCTCGCCTGAGGACCGGGCCCCGTCATCTCGCGTGCGGCGCGGTCGCGGGACCGCGCGGCGTTCATACCAACGGCCCAAGATACTGCCGCGCATGCTCACACAGCGGGCCGTTGACCCATCTCGAATTTTCGACACCAAGCCAAAGGCTTGGCGAAAATCCGAGAACGGAACCAACGGTCACATGGAAATGACCGTTGGTATCAGTGGCCGCCGATCGCAGCCTTGGTGCGCGACCACCAGCCGGCCCGCTTGGGCCGGTCCGGATCGGGGGGCGTCAGCACCACCGCGACGGGCTCCGGCTCGGGCTCGGGAGCCGCGGGGGCGGGCGCAGGCTCGGCGGCCGCGGCCTCTCCGGGCGCCGGAGCGCCGGGCGCCAGCGCCTCGATCGCCGCCACGGTGGCGGCCTCGCGGTCGATGGCCGAGAGGTCGGGGATCTCGGCGGCCCCGGCCGGTGCGACCGCTTCGGGCGAGGGCCCGGTGATCTCGCCGACGGCGACGATCTCCTCCGCGAGGGCGTCCTGAGCGAGGCTGCCGCCGGCAGGACCCGCCTCGGCGGCCTCGATCTCGCCGACCACGACCTCGTCACCGATATGGCCGAACTCCTCCTCGTGGCGATCGCGGCTGCGCCCGCCGCGGCGACCGCGCCGACGCCGGCGCCCGCCGCCCTCGTCGCCCTCCCGGACGGACGGCGCCTCGCCGCCCTCGGTGATCGGGATCGAGACCGGCCCCTCGGCGGACACGGTCTCGCCCTCCGGCTCGGCCTCGGCTCCCGCCTCCGTCTCTGCCTCCGCCTCGACCGCGCGGCCGTCGCCGCGGGCGCGGCGACGGCGACGGCGGCGCCGACGGCGGCCGCCGCCCTCGTCCTCGGAGGATTCCGCCGCCTCGGCGGATTCCTCGGCGCCCTCGGCTTCCTCCGCGGTCTCCTCCTCTTCCTCGTCCTCGAGCGGCGGAGGCTCGACGGCCTCGGCCCGGATGCTGGTGACGGGCAGGCGCGGCTCGGGCGGCTGCGCCGGCTCGCCGCGATCGAGGTTGAAGGCCGAGGTGGCCGGGAGGCGCTCGTCGGCCGCGATCGTGATCGTGACCCCGAAGCGCGTCTCCAGCTCGCGCAGATGCACGCGCTTCTGGTTGAGGATGTAGAGCGCCACGTCGGTGCGGGTGCGCAGGATCAGGTTGTGGCTGCTCGACTTGATCAGCGCCTCCTCGATGGCCCGCAGGATCTGCAGGGCGACCGACGAGGTCGCGCGCACGAAGCCCGAGCCGCCGCAATGCGGGCAGGGCACGGAGGAGGATTCGAGCACGCCGGTGCGGATGCGCTGGCGCGACATTTCGAGCAGGCCGAAGGGCGAGATGCGCCCGACCTGGATGCGCGCCCGATCGTCCTTCAGGCACTCGTTCAGCTTGCGCTCGACCGCCCGGTTGTTGCGCTTCTCCTCCATGTCGATGAAGTCGATGACGATCAGGCCCGCGAGGTCGCGCAGGCGGAGCTGGCGGGCCACCTCCTCGGCGGCCTCCAGATTCGTCTTGAGCGCGGTGTCCTCGATGTCGTGCTCGCGCGTGGCGCGCCCTGAATTCACGTCGATGGAGACGAGCGCCTCGGTCGGGTTGATGACGAGGTAGCCGCCCGAGCGCAGGGACACGTGGTTGGAGAACATCGCGTCGAGCTGCTGCTCGACCCCGTAGCGGGCGAAGAGCGGCGTCGGATCGCGATAGGGCTTCACCACCTTGGACTGGCTCGGCATGAGCATCCGCATGAAGTCCTTGGCCTCGCGGTAGGCGTCCTCGCCCGAGACCAGGACCTCCTCGATGTCCTTGGTGTAGAGGTCGCGGATGGCGCGCTTGATCAGCGAGCCCTCCTCGTAGACGAGGGCCGGCGCCGAGGACGAGAGCGTCAGCTCGCGCACGCTCTCCCACAGCCGCATCAGGTACTCGAAGTCGCGCTTGATCTCGGGCTTGGTGCGCGAGGCGCCGGCCGTGCGCAGGATGACGCCCATCCCCTCCGGCACCTCCAGGTCGGAGGCGATCTCCTTGAGGCGCTTGCGGTCGGCCGCGCTCGTGATCTTGCGCGAGATGCCGCCGCCCCGGCCGGTATTGGGCATCAGCACCGAGTAGCGGCCGGCGAGCGACAGGTAGGTGGTGAGCGCAGCGCCCTTGGTGCCGCGCTCCTCCTTGACCACCTGAACCAGGATCACCTGGCGGCGCTTGATGACCTCCTGGATCTTGTAGTGGCGGCGGGGCGCGCGGGGCCGGTCGGGGATCTCGGCGAGCGCGTCGCCGCGGCCGCCGACCTGCTCGACGACGGGCTCCTCGTCCTCGCCCTCTTCCTCGTCGGACCCCTCTTCCTCGTCGGACTCGTCGTCCTCATCCTCGTCCGCCTCGTCCGCCTCGGTGCGGGCCTCGTCCTCGTCGTCCTCGCGATCCTCGTCCTCATCGGCATCCTGATCGTCGGCTTCGTCGGCGGAAACGGCCGTGGCCGCGGCGGGCGCCGCCTCGGCGGCCACCGCCGGCTCGGCCTCAGCCTCGGCCGGCCCGGAAGCGGGCTCGGCCGCGTCCGCGGCGACCGGCTCGGCCGGGGCCGGCTCCGTCTCCGACGGGACCGCGGCGGCTTCGGGCGCCACAGGCTCCTCCGGCGCAGGCGCCTCGGGCGCGACCTCGGCGGCGATCGTCGCGGGGGCTTCCGCAGGCGCGGCGTCGGCGGCCGGTGTCTCGCCCGCGGCGACCGCGGGCGCCTCCTCGGTCGGAGGCTCCCCGGCCGGTGCCTCTTGGGATGCCTCTTGGGTCGACACTTCCTGGGCCGGCACCTCCTGGGCGGCCGCCCCGGTCTCGGCCGCGGGGGCCGCGTCGGCTGCGTCCGGCGCCGCGTCGGTCATGTCCGGCGCCGCGGAGACGGTCTCGGCGGCCGAGTTCTCGCCCTCCTCGGGTTCGAGCCCCTCGGCCGGGGCGCTCACCACGGAATCGGCCTTGGCGGAGGCGGCCTCCGCGCGCCGGCCGCGGCGGCGGCGGCGACGGCGCTCGTCGGGCTCCCGCTCGGGGCGCTCGGCCTGCTCGCGCTCGGCCTGCGCCTCCTCCTCCAGGAGGGCGAGCCGGTCGGCGATCGGGATCTGGTAGTAGTCGGGATGGATCTCGCTGAAGGCGAGAAAGCCGTGCCGGTTGCCGCCATACTCGACGAAGGCGGCCTGCAGGGAGGGTTCGACCCGGGTGACCTTGGCGAGGTAGATGTTGCCGCGCAGCTGGCGGCGGTTAGCGGCTTCGAAGTCGAATTCCTCGACCTTCGATCCCTTGACCGTCACCACCCGGGTCTCTTCCGGGTGGGAGGCATCGATGAGCATCTTGTTGGCCATGACGAACTTTCGACATGGCGAGTGACGGCAGCAAAGCTCGACCGAGCCGGCCCGGCGGTGACGCCGGCCTCCGGAAGGCTCTCATGGGCCGCGGCCTGTGGACCACGGCGGCTGATCTCGCGCTGGGTTTGCCGTCAATCGCCGCTGCGCGCGTCCTTGCGCGCGAGGGGTTGACCACGGCCGGGGGCAGGGGGCGCGGAAGGGCGCGACGCCGGATGCGCGCGCTCGGAACGGCAGCAACGGAACCCGAAGCTGTGCGTCCGCGCATTCTCCCACCGACCTCTCGAAACGACGGGCCGGCGCTCGCTGAGGAGGCCGACCGGCGATAAAACGGCGGCGACGCGTCTTCTCGTGAAAGAGCGCCGCCGCTGGCGAAGGCGACACCTGCCCGGCTCGGGGGCCGAACCGTCTGGCGGTAAGCCGGCGACGGACCTGGCGCCGGGGCTCGATAACGAGCCCGTGCAGGCCCGCGGGCCGCGACGGGAACCGGCGGCGACGGGCAGGGGTCGATACCATTACAGAGGGTTGAGCCCGCTTGGCAAGCCGGATCGGCGGCGCGCGGTCGGGCCCGCGCCTGTGCCGTCGCGGCAACAGATCGGCGCCGGCGATCCGGACGGCTTTGCGGTGCGTTAACCATAGCCCGGTTATCGCGTAACCGGACCCGAGCCTTCAGATTCGCGCGAAGCCCATGCCGAGACGCGCCGCCCGCCTCCTGCCCTGCGCTGCCCTCCGGGCAGC
Encoded here:
- a CDS encoding methyl-accepting chemotaxis protein translates to MATEPAEAAEERIAGLLDRVALSGSVGGADGRVGAALGRLVDRSRRAAAADLGLGARIAAEASEAGTILAWMTHDASEVAAQTRTMAAAVEEVAASTRELWSRSQSSADLAERARTGIAGCASDMQEATRTMEVIEAGAVQMEQRLRGFESAALQIQEIAGAIEAISSQTNLLALNATIEAARAGEAGRGFAVVAAEVKQLSGQTARATDQIRTRLAALLQELAAIQNAVSESRQAVATGTAAVSRVGSRIVEEGQAVAGSAEGIRALAEVLGQQQSATQEISAGVQQVAAKTEKTRQEIDGLMGQLAKAETLARETLDLAGRRDIPAYGFVRLPADLAAWKRRMAMVLIGMRPAKPEEAVFDAAVDLPALCAALKADPAYAGAPLDAALSAFEEARRSAAAVVQGVSSHDWDRATPAFQSFEKAVRALADHAQAIVKG
- the accC gene encoding acetyl-CoA carboxylase biotin carboxylase subunit — its product is MFDKILIANRGEIALRILRAAKELGIATVAVHSTADADAMHVRLADESVCIGPPPARDSYLNIPSIIAACEITGADAVHPGYGFLSENARFAEVLGHHRIAFIGPKAEHIRLMGDKIEAKRTATRLGIPCVPGSEGGVADPDEARRIAADIGYPVLIKAASGGGGRGMKVARSEEDLETALATARTEAKAAFGDDAVYIEKYLEKPRHIEVQVLGDGRGGAIHLAERDCSLQRRHQKVWEEGPSPALNAEMRERIGGICARAMQELGYTGAGTIEFLYEDGEFYFIEMNTRIQVEHPVTEMITGIDLVNEQIRVAAGAPLSLRQEDVRVEGHAVECRINAEHPATFRPSPGTITYFHPPGGLGVRVDSAAFQGYRIPPHYDSLVGKLIVHGRTRTECLMRLRRALDEFVVDGIDTTLPLFRTLVRNADIQNGLYDIHWLEEFLKTGGLDVA
- a CDS encoding Rne/Rng family ribonuclease, with the protein product MANKMLIDASHPEETRVVTVKGSKVEEFDFEAANRRQLRGNIYLAKVTRVEPSLQAAFVEYGGNRHGFLAFSEIHPDYYQIPIADRLALLEEEAQAEREQAERPEREPDERRRRRRRGRRAEAASAKADSVVSAPAEGLEPEEGENSAAETVSAAPDMTDAAPDAADAAPAAETGAAAQEVPAQEVSTQEASQEAPAGEPPTEEAPAVAAGETPAADAAPAEAPATIAAEVAPEAPAPEEPVAPEAAAVPSETEPAPAEPVAADAAEPASGPAEAEAEPAVAAEAAPAAATAVSADEADDQDADEDEDREDDEDEARTEADEADEDEDDESDEEEGSDEEEGEDEEPVVEQVGGRGDALAEIPDRPRAPRRHYKIQEVIKRRQVILVQVVKEERGTKGAALTTYLSLAGRYSVLMPNTGRGGGISRKITSAADRKRLKEIASDLEVPEGMGVILRTAGASRTKPEIKRDFEYLMRLWESVRELTLSSSAPALVYEEGSLIKRAIRDLYTKDIEEVLVSGEDAYREAKDFMRMLMPSQSKVVKPYRDPTPLFARYGVEQQLDAMFSNHVSLRSGGYLVINPTEALVSIDVNSGRATREHDIEDTALKTNLEAAEEVARQLRLRDLAGLIVIDFIDMEEKRNNRAVERKLNECLKDDRARIQVGRISPFGLLEMSRQRIRTGVLESSSVPCPHCGGSGFVRATSSVALQILRAIEEALIKSSSHNLILRTRTDVALYILNQKRVHLRELETRFGVTITIAADERLPATSAFNLDRGEPAQPPEPRLPVTSIRAEAVEPPPLEDEEEEETAEEAEGAEESAEAAESSEDEGGGRRRRRRRRRRARGDGRAVEAEAETEAGAEAEPEGETVSAEGPVSIPITEGGEAPSVREGDEGGGRRRRRGRRGGRSRDRHEEEFGHIGDEVVVGEIEAAEAGPAGGSLAQDALAEEIVAVGEITGPSPEAVAPAGAAEIPDLSAIDREAATVAAIEALAPGAPAPGEAAAAEPAPAPAAPEPEPEPVAVVLTPPDPDRPKRAGWWSRTKAAIGGH
- the accB gene encoding acetyl-CoA carboxylase biotin carboxyl carrier protein translates to MSKQDPFDPDLVRQLATLIAETDLTEIEVEKGDLRIRVARNLTAATIQVPVTAPAAAAPPPLPAASVPSSAAAEPDAKALASHPGAVLSPMVGTAYRRPSPEAKPFVEVGSRVESGARLLLVEAMKTFNDIVAPRAGTVTAIFIEDGQPVEFGEPLLVIE
- a CDS encoding aminotransferase class I/II-fold pyridoxal phosphate-dependent enzyme, producing the protein MRPAPTDPLVSRRAARVAPFLAMDVLSAAAARERRGDSVVHMEVGQPAAPAPRAAIAAAQGALAAGRIPYTEALGITPLRERIARHYAETYGIAVSPERIVVTTGSSAGFVLAFLALFDAGGRVAIAEPGYPAYRSILQALDLEPVPLRLRAEDGFVPTAAAVRAAHAERPLSGLLVMSPANPSGTMIDPVGLAELGRTCRALRLSFVSDEIYHGLTYGVPAATALQSDPDAVIINSFSKYYCMTGWRIGWMVVPEELVRPIERLAQNLYISAPYLSQVAALAAFDATQELEAVKADYARARAVLLNELPGLGLGDVHPADGAFYLYADVARLTNDASGFCRRMLDEAGVAATPGLDFDPTEGNHHLRFSFAGGEREAHEAVRRLRIWLG
- a CDS encoding DsbA family protein, with protein sequence MPPLPRLLPALALTGALALAAAPTRAEAPMTDAQRQAIEGVIRDYLLKNPEVLQEAMAELEKRQQEAQRQAQASALKETRDILHNAATSYTAGNPNGDVTLVEFFDYNCGYCKRALGDIQALMKSDPKLKVVLKDFPVLGPDSVEASKVALAAKQQLKGDKLFEYHTRLLETRGRVNGERAIAVAREMGLDIARLQKDMQSPDVQTALQENVGLGDKLGLSGTPAFIIGEEIIPGAVGAEPIRKTIAGVRQCGHATC